ATGCGCGAGCCGGCCAGCGCCGCGATGGTCAGCACGCGGTCCTCGCCGAAGCCCCACTCGCGCAGGCGCTCCACCAGCTGCGCGGGCGTGAGCTCGCGCAGATAACGCCCGTTGAGCCAGTCGAGCTTGGCGACGTCGAAGACCGGACCGCCCAGCGAGATGTGCTCGACGCCGAAGCGCTCGCGCCAGAGGGTGTCGAGATCGAACATCTCCTGGCCTTCGACCGACGAGGAGATCAGCAGTCCGAGAAAGTTCAGCAGCGCCTCGGGCAAGTAGCCCATCTGCCGGTAGAAGAGGATACCGGTGGGGTTCTTGCGTTTGCTCAGCTTCGAGCGGTCGGGGTTGCGCAGCAGCGGGACGTGCAGCAGCTGCGGCGCTTCCCAGCCGAAGTACTGATACAGCAGCAGGTGCTTGGGCGCGGACGAGATCCACTCTTCGCCGCGGATGACGTGCGTGATCTCCATGAGGTGATCGTCGACGACGTTGGCGAGATGATAGGTCGGCAGACCGTCGCTCTTGAGCAGCACCTGCATGTCGACCGTCGCCCAGTGGATCTCGATCTCGCCGCGCAGCAGGTCGTGCACGACGCACACGCCGTCGCGCGGCACGACCATCCGCACCACGAACGGCTCGCCGGCGCTCGCGCGCGCCAGCGACTCCTCGGCCGGGATGAACTGGCAGTGCCCGTCGTAGTGCTGCGGAATCCCGGCCGCACGCTGCGCCGCGCGCAGCTCCTCGAGCCGCGCCGGCGTGCAGAAGCAGCGGAACGCGTGACCGTTCTCCAGCAGCTCGTCGGCGTATTTCCGGTAGATCGCGGACCGTTCGCTCTGGCGGTACGGCCCGAACGGGCCGCCGACGTCGGGACCTTCGTCCCAGCTCAGGCCGGTCCAGCGCAGCGCTTCGAGGATCGCGCGCTCCGACTCCGGCGTCGAACGAGCCTGATCGGTGTCCTCGATGCGCAGGATGAACTGCCCGCCGTTCTTCCGCGCGAACGCATAGTTCACCAGAGCAACGTATGCCGTTCCCACGTGCGGATCGCCCGTAGGAGAAGGCGCGACGCGCGTGCGGACGCGGCGCGCCAAAGTGGTCCCGCTCACCTCAGCCGACCAGCTCTCTCCGCTTGCCGCACTCGCGTTCGACGAAGGCGATGATCTCCGAGAGCGGAGCGCCGGGGGTGAAGATCTCGCGCACGCCCAGGCGTTTGAGCTCCGCCGCGTCGTCGGGCGGAATCGTCCCGCCGCCGAAAAAGACGATGTCGTCGGCGTTCTGCGCGCGCAGCTGCTCGACGACCAGCGGGAAGAGCGTCATGTGCGCGCCCGAGAGGATCGAGAGCCCGATGCCGTCGGCGTCTTCTTGGATCGCGGTCTGCACGATCTGCTCGGGCGTCTGGAACAGCCCGGTGTAGATCACTTCCATCCCGGCGTCGCGGAGCGCGCGCGCGATCACCTTCGCGCCGCGGTCGTGACCGTCGAGTCCGGCCTTCGCGACGATGACGCGCAGTGGTCGGGCGGGGGCGTTGGT
The window above is part of the Candidatus Sulfotelmatobacter sp. genome. Proteins encoded here:
- the gltX gene encoding glutamate--tRNA ligase; translation: MSGTTLARRVRTRVAPSPTGDPHVGTAYVALVNYAFARKNGGQFILRIEDTDQARSTPESERAILEALRWTGLSWDEGPDVGGPFGPYRQSERSAIYRKYADELLENGHAFRCFCTPARLEELRAAQRAAGIPQHYDGHCQFIPAEESLARASAGEPFVVRMVVPRDGVCVVHDLLRGEIEIHWATVDMQVLLKSDGLPTYHLANVVDDHLMEITHVIRGEEWISSAPKHLLLYQYFGWEAPQLLHVPLLRNPDRSKLSKRKNPTGILFYRQMGYLPEALLNFLGLLISSSVEGQEMFDLDTLWRERFGVEHISLGGPVFDVAKLDWLNGRYLRELTPAQLVERLREWGFGEDRVLTIAALAGSRMERLSDIGLLAAFLFAGRLPVTKESFAGAKVEGDDLRRALALAMWRLDLARTFDKTSIEAVLKGVSDTLGRKFRDLARVYYVAMSGSPTSLPLFDSMELLGRDLCRERFRVALDALGGVSAKEQKEWQKTPEPKPEIDG
- a CDS encoding cobalamin B12-binding domain-containing protein, translating into MATNAPARPLRVIVAKAGLDGHDRGAKVIARALRDAGMEVIYTGLFQTPEQIVQTAIQEDADGIGLSILSGAHMTLFPLVVEQLRAQNADDIVFFGGGTIPPDDAAELKRLGVREIFTPGAPLSEIIAFVERECGKRRELVG